A stretch of Geomonas oryzisoli DNA encodes these proteins:
- a CDS encoding sigma-54-dependent transcriptional regulator, producing the protein MRRAKIMVVDDEHLIRWSLEQNLKKQGYEVCTAGTGEDALRIAREEQPELVLLDYHLPGINGLEVLQRLKEIDEEILVIMVTAQGGLETAVNTMRHGAYDYINKPFNLDEMGLVVRKALETSELRREVVQLRSEHKKQGPPKILGNSKHMKNVLEMMAKVAKSDASTVLVQGESGTGKELVAKYIHYESARADKPFVAINCAAVPATLLESELFGHEKGAFTDAKTSKKGLFELADGGTVFLDEIGDMEIGMQAKLLRFLEDRTFRRIGGGKVIPVDVRIISATNKDLMKAIEEKTFRNDLYYRLQVIPIFLPALRERKEDILVLANYFIEVFSKEFGKPTKGISSMAEKLLVEYNWPGNIRELKNVIERAIILGNDENLLLENLPLEIVAKASQVTVPLTTFKLPPEGIDIEEVERELIKQSLEMTDWNQSKAAKKLNLGIDAFRYRMKKFGFLK; encoded by the coding sequence ATGCGCAGAGCAAAAATAATGGTCGTCGACGATGAGCACCTGATCCGCTGGTCCCTGGAGCAGAACCTCAAGAAGCAAGGATACGAGGTCTGCACCGCTGGGACGGGCGAGGATGCGCTCAGGATCGCCCGGGAAGAGCAGCCCGAGCTGGTGCTGCTGGATTACCATCTCCCCGGCATCAACGGCCTCGAGGTACTGCAGCGGCTGAAAGAAATAGACGAAGAGATCCTGGTGATCATGGTGACCGCCCAGGGAGGGCTGGAAACCGCCGTGAACACCATGCGTCACGGAGCCTACGACTACATCAACAAGCCCTTCAACCTGGACGAGATGGGGCTGGTGGTCAGAAAGGCCCTGGAGACCTCCGAGCTGCGCCGCGAGGTGGTACAGCTACGCAGCGAGCACAAGAAGCAGGGGCCGCCCAAGATCCTGGGGAACTCCAAGCACATGAAGAACGTGCTGGAGATGATGGCCAAGGTTGCCAAGAGCGACGCCTCCACCGTGCTGGTGCAGGGGGAATCGGGGACCGGCAAGGAACTGGTGGCGAAGTACATCCACTACGAGTCCGCCCGCGCCGACAAGCCCTTCGTTGCCATCAACTGCGCCGCGGTCCCGGCCACGCTGCTGGAAAGCGAGCTGTTCGGCCACGAAAAGGGCGCTTTCACCGACGCCAAGACCTCCAAGAAAGGCCTTTTCGAGCTCGCCGACGGCGGTACCGTGTTCCTGGACGAGATAGGGGACATGGAGATCGGCATGCAGGCGAAGCTGCTGCGCTTCCTCGAGGACCGCACCTTCCGGCGCATCGGCGGGGGCAAGGTGATCCCGGTGGACGTGAGGATCATCTCGGCGACCAACAAGGATCTCATGAAGGCCATCGAGGAGAAGACCTTCAGGAACGACCTGTATTACCGGCTCCAGGTGATCCCGATCTTCCTCCCCGCCCTGCGCGAGCGCAAAGAGGACATCCTGGTGCTCGCCAACTACTTCATCGAGGTGTTCTCCAAGGAGTTCGGCAAACCGACCAAGGGGATCTCCAGTATGGCGGAGAAGCTCCTGGTGGAGTACAACTGGCCCGGCAACATCCGTGAGCTGAAGAACGTGATCGAGCGCGCCATCATCCTTGGCAACGACGAGAACCTGCTCCTGGAGAACCTGCCGCTGGAGATCGTGGCCAAGGCCTCGCAGGTCACCGTGCCGCTCACCACCTTCAAGCTTCCCCCCGAGGGGATCGACATCGAAGAGGTGGAGCGCGAGCTGATCAAGCAGTCCCTGGAAATGACCGACTGGAACCAGTCCAAGGCGGCCAAGAAGCTCAACCTCGGCATCGACGCCTTCCGTTACCGGATGAAGAAATTCGGCTTCCTGAAGTAG